In the Microcoleus sp. FACHB-68 genome, one interval contains:
- a CDS encoding tyrosine-type recombinase/integrase, translating to DLEQIDTTARKFQVVGKGNKQRWCFYSEDAAKVLDEYIKSYRNTGCSALFTAQNPFPKEVRRLSYRRVHATWCELTAQSSVLKGIRLHDLRHTFATERVGLMSVEELRALMGHEKIQTTLRYQKVTSQRAEEVAQKAFNILTSIESGMSN from the coding sequence GATTTAGAGCAAATAGATACTACGGCGCGTAAATTTCAGGTGGTGGGTAAGGGAAACAAACAACGATGGTGTTTTTATAGTGAGGATGCTGCAAAAGTTTTAGATGAATATATTAAGTCTTATAGGAATACAGGTTGTAGTGCATTATTTACTGCACAAAATCCATTCCCTAAAGAGGTTAGGCGCTTATCTTATCGCAGAGTTCATGCTACTTGGTGTGAGTTGACGGCACAAAGTTCCGTCTTAAAAGGTATTCGGCTTCACGATTTGCGACATACGTTCGCTACAGAACGAGTAGGGTTAATGTCTGTTGAAGAATTACGAGCTTTGATGGGTCATGAAAAGATTCAGACTACATTAAGATATCAAAAAGTAACTTCGCAGCGGGCAGAAGAAGTGGCACAAAAGGCTTTTAACATTCTGACTTCTATCGAATCAGGGATGTCTAATTGA